A genome region from Falsibacillus pallidus includes the following:
- the pabC gene encoding aminodeoxychorismate lyase: protein MLMYASHNGKIVKKDELRISPFDHGFMYGLGVFETFRTYDGHPFLLDDHLHRLENGLKALNIEWPVRKEAVLREIKNLSDANGLSDSYIRFNVSAGIGDIGLQTEPYSRPEIIIFQKELPTGRPLNEKEGKVLKLRRNTPETDERLKSHHYFNNVAAKRELGPDRNLEGIFLTKEGWLAEGITSNLFWVKDARLFTPFLETGILNGVTREFILTLASKLGIEAEEGLFGCEELLHADEVFFTNSIQEIIPAYKVDGHPFPGKDGQVVKQLYDRYKILSASLWSRADLLK, encoded by the coding sequence ATACTGATGTACGCATCCCATAATGGAAAAATCGTTAAAAAAGATGAATTGAGAATTTCCCCTTTTGACCACGGGTTCATGTATGGTCTGGGTGTTTTCGAAACATTTCGTACGTATGATGGCCATCCTTTCCTTTTGGACGACCATCTCCATCGGCTGGAAAACGGGCTGAAAGCGTTGAATATTGAGTGGCCGGTGCGTAAGGAAGCCGTTCTGAGGGAAATAAAAAATCTCTCTGATGCCAATGGACTTTCCGATTCCTATATCCGATTCAATGTTTCTGCCGGCATCGGGGACATTGGACTCCAGACAGAGCCATATTCCAGACCGGAGATCATTATCTTTCAAAAGGAACTGCCAACAGGCCGGCCATTGAATGAAAAAGAGGGGAAAGTTCTCAAACTGCGCCGGAATACTCCTGAAACCGACGAGAGGTTGAAGTCCCATCATTACTTCAATAATGTGGCTGCTAAGCGGGAGCTTGGGCCGGACAGGAACCTCGAAGGGATCTTTTTGACAAAGGAAGGCTGGCTGGCAGAAGGGATCACAAGCAATTTATTCTGGGTGAAAGATGCCAGACTTTTCACACCGTTCCTTGAAACAGGCATCTTAAATGGCGTTACCCGAGAATTTATTTTGACCCTTGCCTCCAAGCTGGGCATAGAAGCGGAAGAAGGTTTGTTTGGCTGCGAAGAACTCCTTCATGCAGATGAAGTGTTTTTCACCAATTCGATTCAGGAAATCATTCCTGCCTACAAAGTGGACGGCCATCCTTTCCCGGGCAAGGACGGACAAGTTGTCAAGCAGCTGTATGACCGGTATAAGATTCTTTCAGCTTCATTGTGGAGCAGGGCAGACCTTTTGAAATAG